A part of Nitrospirota bacterium genomic DNA contains:
- a CDS encoding ATP-dependent metallopeptidase FtsH/Yme1/Tma family protein: MNAYRSLFVWLFIGVLIILLFNIISYPKKTQDEMIFSEFLSKLEAGQIAEVTIKGSLINGQMKDGKKFRTFAINDPDFVKTLRAQNVKITVKPEEQNPWYWNLFFSWGPIIFLVVIWIFFMRQMQTGGNKALSFGKARAKLVSEKSVKITFADVAGIEEAKLEVQEIIDFLKDPNKFQKLGGKIPKGVLLVGAPGTGKTLLARAIAGEAGVPFFSISGSDFVEMFVGVGASRVRDLFDQAKKNAPCIIFIDEIDAVGRHRGAGLGGGHDEREQTLNQLLVEMDGFESNQGVIIIAATNRPDVLDPALLRPGRFDRQVVVPQPDVKGRFEILKVHTRNIPIDENVNLEEIARGTPGFSGADLQNLVNEAALLAARKAKLKVEKSDFESAKDKVLMGVERKSMIISDTEKKNTAYHEAGHALVAKLTPGTDPLHKVSIIPRGRALGVTQQLPIDDKYTYSKDYLLNALTVLLGGRAAEEIALNHMTTGAGNDLERATELARKMVTEWGMSEKLGPLTFGKKEEQIFLGREIARHKDYSEKTAIDIDEETKKIVIYAYKRAKNLLSENKDLLDALAQALLEQETMDAAEIDALIKEVESRRTIKV, translated from the coding sequence TTGAACGCATATAGAAGTTTATTTGTATGGTTATTCATAGGAGTTCTGATAATACTCCTGTTCAATATAATAAGCTATCCGAAAAAAACTCAAGATGAGATGATATTTTCTGAATTCCTGAGCAAACTTGAGGCAGGACAGATTGCAGAAGTAACAATAAAAGGTTCTCTAATTAATGGTCAGATGAAGGATGGTAAGAAATTCAGGACTTTTGCTATAAATGACCCAGATTTTGTAAAAACATTAAGGGCACAAAACGTAAAGATAACTGTCAAACCTGAAGAACAAAACCCCTGGTACTGGAATCTGTTCTTTTCATGGGGTCCGATAATTTTTCTTGTTGTTATATGGATATTTTTCATGCGACAGATGCAGACAGGCGGTAATAAGGCATTATCTTTTGGAAAAGCAAGAGCAAAACTGGTTTCTGAAAAATCAGTTAAGATAACATTTGCTGATGTTGCAGGAATAGAAGAGGCAAAATTAGAGGTTCAGGAGATTATAGATTTTCTAAAAGATCCTAATAAGTTCCAAAAACTTGGTGGAAAGATACCCAAGGGAGTTCTGCTTGTGGGGGCACCAGGCACAGGCAAAACACTTCTTGCAAGGGCAATTGCAGGAGAAGCTGGGGTCCCGTTCTTTTCGATATCAGGTTCTGATTTTGTAGAAATGTTTGTAGGAGTTGGAGCTTCTCGAGTCAGAGACCTTTTTGATCAGGCTAAGAAAAATGCACCCTGTATTATTTTCATTGATGAGATAGATGCTGTTGGACGGCATAGAGGTGCGGGTTTAGGAGGAGGACATGATGAGCGCGAGCAGACACTCAACCAGCTTCTTGTTGAGATGGATGGCTTTGAGTCCAATCAGGGAGTAATTATCATTGCAGCAACAAACAGACCGGATGTGCTCGACCCTGCTCTTCTCAGGCCTGGAAGATTTGACAGACAGGTTGTTGTGCCACAGCCTGATGTTAAGGGAAGGTTTGAGATACTAAAAGTGCACACGAGAAATATACCTATTGATGAAAATGTAAACCTCGAAGAAATAGCAAGAGGCACTCCTGGGTTTTCTGGCGCTGACCTCCAGAATCTTGTTAATGAGGCTGCATTACTTGCTGCAAGGAAGGCAAAGCTGAAAGTGGAGAAGTCTGATTTTGAATCTGCTAAAGATAAGGTTCTTATGGGTGTTGAAAGAAAGAGCATGATCATTAGTGATACAGAAAAGAAAAATACTGCTTATCATGAGGCAGGGCATGCTCTGGTTGCAAAGCTCACTCCAGGAACAGATCCGTTACATAAAGTGAGCATTATTCCAAGAGGCAGGGCTCTTGGGGTAACTCAGCAGCTTCCAATTGATGATAAATACACGTATTCAAAAGATTATCTCCTAAATGCCCTTACTGTGCTTCTTGGAGGTAGAGCTGCTGAGGAGATAGCCTTAAACCATATGACAACAGGTGCAGGGAATGACCTCGAGCGGGCAACTGAATTAGCCAGGAAAATGGTTACCGAATGGGGGATGTCAGAGAAACTTGGACCGCTTACATTCGGCAAAAAAGAAGAGCAGATATTTTTAGGAAGAGAAATTGCAAGACATAAAGATTATAGTGAAAAAACAGCTATTGATATAGATGAAGAGACAAAGAAAATCGTAATTTATGCTTACAAAAGGGCAAAAAACCTTCTTTCTGAAAATAAAGACCTGCTTGATGCTCTGGCACAGGCGCTTCTCGAACAAGAGACAATGGATGCTGCTGAGATAGACGCACTAATCAAAGAAGTTGAATCCAGGAGAACCATAAAGGTTTAA
- a CDS encoding FAD-dependent oxidoreductase, with translation MQGSDHIYDVVIIGGGPAGLTAGQYASRAQLKTVILDKSPTAGALAYSSRIENYPGLTHPIAGKELLDIMRIQAINFGAEYIETQVVGVNFADEIKEVITMNNVYMSKTVIIATGSMGRKPSIEGEGEFLGRGVSYCAICDAAFYRGLKVCVIGNSEEAVKEAKVLTRFAETVYLISPSQQIHGEDKSLSEIPNLKVMLGYTVTSIEGKELVERIKMFDPNKNEVDLELAGVFVYLHGNKPIVDFLFGAIETKEDGCIPVSPMMETSTPGVFAAGDVTCTEIRQVVVAASQGCLAALSAEKYISKRKRYKMDWAK, from the coding sequence ATGCAGGGATCTGATCATATTTACGATGTTGTCATTATTGGTGGAGGTCCAGCAGGACTCACAGCAGGACAATATGCATCAAGGGCTCAATTAAAAACGGTTATACTTGACAAATCACCGACTGCAGGGGCTTTAGCATATTCCAGCAGGATCGAAAATTATCCAGGGCTTACTCACCCGATAGCCGGGAAGGAACTTCTTGATATCATGAGAATACAGGCAATAAATTTTGGTGCTGAATACATAGAGACACAGGTAGTAGGAGTTAACTTTGCAGATGAAATAAAAGAAGTGATTACCATGAATAATGTATATATGTCTAAGACCGTTATTATTGCTACCGGCTCAATGGGGAGAAAGCCAAGCATAGAAGGTGAGGGAGAATTCCTCGGCAGAGGAGTTAGCTATTGTGCTATCTGTGATGCAGCTTTTTACAGAGGATTAAAAGTATGTGTCATTGGTAATTCAGAAGAAGCTGTTAAAGAGGCGAAAGTTCTTACGAGATTTGCGGAAACTGTATATCTTATCTCTCCTTCACAGCAGATACACGGTGAGGATAAATCATTGTCAGAGATACCAAATTTAAAAGTAATGCTGGGTTATACAGTAACCTCGATTGAAGGAAAGGAACTCGTTGAGAGAATAAAAATGTTTGATCCTAACAAAAATGAGGTTGATCTGGAATTGGCAGGTGTGTTTGTTTATCTCCACGGAAACAAACCTATAGTGGATTTTCTATTCGGAGCTATCGAGACCAAAGAGGATGGCTGTATACCAGTAAGTCCCATGATGGAGACCTCGACCCCAGGAGTTTTTGCTGCAGGGGATGTTACCTGTACTGAAATCAGGCAAGTCGTTGTTGCAGCATCACAGGGGTGTCTTGCTGCACTGTCGGCAGAGAAATATATTTCTAAGAGAAAAAGATATAAAATGGACTGGGCAAAATAG
- a CDS encoding Eco57I restriction-modification methylase domain-containing protein: MTGLKDIDSVSHLITFLNGLGYKVKAEPLYIPDFGFPDSVKKILGELYLLSDYEKRFQIYLAKIPALTRTNYRNIIESFNSRFPQINTLFIFTKDWEEIVFINPERIALGVGKPKLKLKTLVVDREHIYHTDQEVIENIRITPHEQTPDIIYEKHKNAFNVERVTKEFFNAYKFALESIKDILSYQEKATPQEVHSFAQQLLSRIMFLYFVQKKGWLKWKDYVQDKRYIKNLWERYKGYKTKGSNFYSQWLSKLFFNAFQGPNKHADIHKDPYLPKDIKESFVIMPFLNGGLFIENRLDKIGFQLPDEIFQHLFDLDPFDSKKGFLERFNFTIREDTTLEVEVAVDPEMLGKVYESLISEEERGKAGIFYTPRVEIDFMCKLSLIEYLTEETGLSKVELIPLVFEPQTILPSSVIPAPPSVIPAKAGIHEGFSSDDIRKVMIALHKVRIVDPAVGSASFLVGMMNVLVELYKYLYQMAERKKLEEINLFGLKKQIISENLYGVDVKDWAVMVGELRLWLSLIIETEEKYFDIYSKALLPSFTFKMRQGDSLVEEVAGKQLFLRGEYGHIPETLRHRIEEIKGKKTAYFNDSRHEWEKEIEEMEHALLKDILSDDIKKIDKRVKARKNELESRPKEQMGLLKTKEEREEASRKKTKELEADIEKLEVEKKRLQEILMGAGKKKDYFLWEIDFAEVFAEKGGFDIVLGNPPYVRQEQIAFPLEREEDFDADEWRERKREYKDKLVNSAKLLWGDTLKIDKKSDLYVYFYYHGLALLKPKGTFCFINSNSWLDVGYGVGLQEFLLKRMEPMYVIDNIAKRSFEADVNTVIVLIKRPSTNDVINHPISPLKKEGKGGFERKQSPLKFIAFKKPFEEVVKPETILEIEQTNERTVTDDYRISPKDMEELLLEGIEIHEEEEKRLIEKDPMHLPYSGNKWGGKYLRAPDIFFTILEKGKGKLVRLGDIAEVRFGIKTGANEFFYLTPLTSPLIKEGQKGVLKVRNEAGWEGEIEEEFLKPVIKSPRECKTILINPKDLKYKVFMCHKDKKGLKGTNALKYIEWGEKQGFHKRPTCRGRQRWWDLGENNAPIIVRSTFNDKFDFFFNPKRFLLDKVMYGIFARGNAELISMLLNTTFIAMFIEIYGTYGLGEGALFVAVYNFDNIPIISPIAISPMQREMLSKVSEKLLTRETLNIYEELGINPSLPIREQKPNPLPDRKALDDIVFDILGLTEDERNEVYWAVCELVKNRLEKARSV, translated from the coding sequence ATGACCGGATTAAAAGATATAGACTCAGTCAGTCATCTCATAACATTCCTGAATGGTCTTGGATACAAAGTAAAGGCTGAACCTCTGTACATTCCTGATTTTGGTTTCCCTGACAGCGTTAAGAAAATCCTCGGAGAATTATATCTCCTTTCTGATTATGAAAAGAGGTTTCAAATCTACCTTGCAAAAATTCCTGCCTTAACCCGCACAAATTATCGAAATATAATCGAATCATTTAATAGCAGATTCCCTCAGATAAATACTCTCTTCATTTTTACCAAGGACTGGGAAGAAATAGTATTTATCAATCCTGAACGTATTGCCTTGGGTGTGGGTAAGCCTAAATTAAAGCTCAAAACATTGGTAGTTGATAGAGAACATATATACCATACAGACCAGGAAGTTATTGAAAACATCAGGATAACACCACATGAACAAACTCCAGATATTATCTATGAAAAACATAAAAATGCTTTCAATGTTGAACGAGTCACAAAGGAATTTTTCAATGCATATAAGTTTGCCCTCGAGAGCATAAAAGATATTCTTTCTTACCAAGAGAAGGCAACACCTCAGGAGGTGCATTCCTTTGCCCAGCAGTTACTTTCACGGATTATGTTCCTATATTTTGTTCAGAAAAAAGGCTGGCTTAAATGGAAGGATTATGTCCAGGATAAAAGGTATATAAAGAATCTATGGGAAAGATATAAGGGATATAAAACCAAAGGGAGTAACTTCTACTCTCAGTGGCTCAGCAAACTGTTTTTCAACGCATTTCAGGGACCTAACAAACATGCAGACATCCATAAAGATCCTTATCTGCCAAAAGATATAAAAGAGTCTTTTGTGATAATGCCCTTCTTAAATGGTGGGTTGTTTATAGAAAACAGGCTTGATAAGATTGGATTTCAGTTACCAGACGAGATATTTCAACATCTTTTTGATTTAGACCCTTTTGATTCAAAAAAGGGTTTTCTTGAGAGATTCAACTTTACTATTCGAGAAGACACCACTTTAGAAGTCGAGGTTGCAGTTGACCCCGAAATGCTCGGTAAGGTTTATGAATCCCTTATCTCAGAAGAGGAAAGAGGTAAAGCAGGGATATTCTACACTCCAAGAGTAGAGATAGATTTTATGTGCAAGCTATCTCTCATTGAATATCTTACAGAAGAAACTGGTTTATCAAAAGTAGAACTTATCCCTCTGGTCTTTGAGCCACAGACAATCCTCCCTTCCTCTGTCATTCCCGCCCCACCTTCTGTCATTCCCGCGAAGGCGGGAATCCATGAAGGTTTTTCCAGCGATGACATAAGAAAAGTAATGATAGCCCTCCATAAAGTGAGGATTGTTGACCCTGCTGTAGGCTCGGCATCTTTCCTTGTGGGTATGATGAATGTCCTTGTGGAGTTATATAAGTATTTATATCAGATGGCTGAAAGGAAGAAATTAGAGGAAATAAATCTCTTTGGATTGAAAAAGCAAATCATTTCTGAAAACCTTTATGGAGTAGATGTAAAAGATTGGGCTGTTATGGTGGGAGAGCTCAGGCTCTGGCTATCTCTGATAATTGAAACAGAAGAAAAATATTTTGATATTTATAGCAAGGCATTGCTTCCCAGTTTCACCTTTAAAATGAGGCAGGGAGATAGCCTTGTGGAAGAAGTTGCAGGGAAACAGTTGTTTCTCAGAGGTGAATATGGGCATATTCCTGAAACCTTAAGGCACAGGATTGAAGAAATAAAAGGAAAAAAGACTGCATACTTTAATGACTCAAGGCATGAATGGGAAAAAGAGATTGAGGAAATGGAGCATGCGTTGCTAAAGGACATTCTGTCAGATGATATTAAAAAAATTGATAAGAGGGTAAAAGCAAGAAAGAATGAACTGGAATCCAGACCTAAAGAACAGATGGGCCTGCTAAAGACAAAAGAGGAAAGAGAGGAGGCAAGCAGAAAGAAAACGAAGGAATTAGAGGCAGATATTGAAAAGCTGGAAGTGGAAAAGAAGAGGCTTCAAGAAATCTTGATGGGTGCAGGTAAAAAGAAAGACTACTTCCTCTGGGAGATTGATTTTGCAGAGGTCTTTGCAGAGAAAGGTGGTTTTGATATAGTGCTCGGGAATCCGCCCTATGTAAGACAGGAGCAGATAGCATTCCCTCTTGAAAGGGAAGAAGATTTTGATGCTGATGAATGGCGTGAAAGAAAGAGAGAATATAAAGACAAGCTTGTAAACTCTGCGAAGCTGTTATGGGGTGACACCTTGAAGATTGATAAAAAAAGCGACCTTTATGTTTATTTCTACTACCATGGACTTGCTCTTTTAAAGCCGAAGGGCACTTTCTGCTTCATTAATTCTAACTCATGGCTTGATGTTGGCTATGGTGTAGGGCTACAGGAGTTTCTTTTAAAGAGAATGGAGCCTATGTATGTTATTGACAACATTGCAAAGCGTTCATTTGAGGCAGATGTTAATACAGTCATAGTTCTCATAAAAAGACCTTCTACTAATGATGTCATTAATCACCCCATCTCCCCTTTAAAAAAGGAGGGCAAGGGGGGATTTGAAAGAAAGCAATCTCCCCTGAAATTCATTGCCTTTAAGAAGCCTTTTGAAGAGGTTGTCAAACCTGAGACAATTCTCGAAATTGAACAGACAAATGAACGAACTGTAACTGATGATTATCGAATATCCCCTAAAGACATGGAGGAACTTCTTTTAGAAGGGATCGAAATTCATGAGGAAGAAGAAAAAAGGCTTATAGAGAAAGACCCAATGCATCTTCCATATTCTGGCAACAAATGGGGCGGAAAATATCTACGTGCACCAGATATCTTTTTTACAATCCTTGAAAAAGGCAAAGGAAAACTTGTCAGGCTCGGGGATATTGCAGAGGTGAGGTTTGGAATAAAAACAGGAGCGAACGAGTTTTTCTATCTCACCCCTCTTACTTCCCCCCTTATTAAGGAGGGACAAAAGGGGGTGTTAAAGGTTCGTAATGAAGCAGGCTGGGAAGGAGAAATTGAAGAAGAATTTCTAAAACCTGTAATAAAAAGTCCAAGGGAGTGCAAAACGATTCTCATAAATCCGAAAGATTTAAAGTATAAAGTCTTTATGTGCCATAAAGACAAAAAGGGACTAAAAGGCACAAATGCCCTGAAGTATATTGAATGGGGAGAGAAACAGGGATTTCATAAAAGACCAACATGCAGAGGACGGCAGAGATGGTGGGATTTGGGAGAGAATAACGCACCAATTATTGTTCGTTCAACATTTAACGATAAATTCGATTTTTTCTTCAACCCTAAACGGTTTTTACTCGATAAAGTGATGTATGGAATTTTTGCAAGAGGCAATGCTGAACTAATCTCAATGCTTTTAAATACTACTTTTATAGCAATGTTTATCGAAATATATGGTACCTATGGATTGGGTGAAGGTGCTTTATTTGTTGCGGTATACAATTTTGATAACATACCAATTATATCACCAATTGCTATCAGTCCAATGCAGAGAGAAATGTTATCAAAAGTATCAGAAAAATTGCTTACGCGAGAAACATTAAACATATATGAAGAACTCGGCATCAATCCCTCCCTTCCCATCCGTGAGCAGAAGCCCAATCCTCTACCTGACCGCAAAGCCCTTGACGACATCGTCTTCGACATCCTCGGCCTGACAGAAGATGAAAGGAATGAGGTGTATTGGGCTGTATGTGAGCTGGTGAAGAACAGGCTTGAGAAGGCAAGGAGTGTGTGA
- a CDS encoding glutamate racemase, which produces MKEKAIGVFDSGIGGLTVLKEIINELPHENTIYLGDTARVPYGIRSPETVTRYSFENTKFLFSKDVKLLVIACNTASSISLDAIQKNTSIPVIGVIEPGAKTAVKTTKNKKIGVIGTEATIRSQAYTKAIKHLDSTIDVFNLACPLFVPLAEEGWTEGKIALLIAQKYLGGLKDKGIDTLVLGCTHYPLLKNVIADVMGKGVTLIDSAIETSHEVHNILERLNLKKEPQNAAIREFYVTDSPEKFLKLGEQFLGQTIEHIQKVEVSSY; this is translated from the coding sequence ATAAAGGAAAAGGCCATAGGGGTTTTCGACTCTGGAATAGGTGGGCTAACGGTTCTAAAAGAGATCATTAATGAATTACCTCATGAAAACACAATTTATCTTGGAGATACAGCAAGAGTTCCTTATGGAATAAGATCACCTGAAACAGTCACAAGATATTCATTCGAAAACACAAAATTTCTCTTCTCAAAGGATGTCAAATTACTTGTGATTGCCTGTAATACTGCCTCGTCTATAAGTCTCGATGCTATTCAAAAAAATACATCCATTCCTGTAATTGGTGTAATTGAGCCAGGGGCAAAAACTGCTGTTAAAACAACAAAAAATAAAAAGATAGGGGTTATAGGAACCGAGGCAACTATCCGAAGTCAGGCATACACTAAGGCCATCAAACATCTCGATAGTACTATAGATGTTTTCAATCTCGCATGTCCGCTTTTTGTCCCTCTGGCAGAGGAGGGATGGACAGAGGGGAAAATTGCTCTTTTGATTGCCCAAAAATACCTTGGTGGCTTAAAAGACAAAGGGATAGATACCCTTGTCCTTGGGTGCACACATTATCCCTTGCTGAAGAATGTCATAGCAGATGTGATGGGTAAGGGTGTAACACTGATAGATTCTGCTATCGAAACATCACATGAGGTACATAATATCCTTGAAAGACTAAATTTAAAAAAAGAACCTCAAAACGCTGCCATAAGAGAGTTTTATGTGACTGATTCACCAGAGAAGTTCTTAAAATTAGGAGAGCAGTTCCTCGGGCAAACTATAGAGCATATTCAGAAAGTTGAAGTTAGTTCCTATTAA
- a CDS encoding DUF72 domain-containing protein gives MTDLKIGCSGFMYEHWRGIFYPEGLSKNHWLDYYSKHLSTVELNVTFYHLPEREAFAKWYFSTPEKFIFSLKGSRFITHVKKLKDCAEPLEAFFSRASLLKEKIGAVLWQLPPNFNADLERLKEFLEILKPYKIRNVFEFRNKTWINKKVASILDKGNAAFCMADHPEFLKKLPLSSNFIYIRRHGMNGTYSGSYSLEALKQDARFIRSQLKNKKDVFIYFNNDEFGYAPKNALELISLLNKKR, from the coding sequence GTGACTGATCTAAAAATAGGCTGTAGTGGTTTTATGTATGAACACTGGAGGGGAATTTTTTATCCGGAGGGCCTCTCTAAAAATCACTGGCTTGATTATTACAGTAAACATCTATCGACTGTTGAACTGAATGTTACCTTTTACCATCTGCCAGAGCGTGAAGCCTTTGCTAAATGGTATTTTTCAACTCCAGAAAAATTTATATTTTCACTCAAGGGCAGCAGATTTATCACCCATGTGAAAAAATTGAAGGATTGTGCTGAACCTTTAGAGGCTTTTTTTTCAAGAGCATCTCTGTTAAAGGAAAAAATCGGTGCTGTTTTATGGCAACTCCCCCCAAACTTCAACGCAGATCTTGAACGGTTAAAAGAATTTCTTGAAATATTAAAGCCATATAAGATAAGAAACGTATTTGAATTCAGAAATAAGACATGGATAAACAAAAAAGTCGCCTCTATTCTTGATAAAGGAAATGCTGCTTTCTGCATGGCTGATCATCCAGAATTTCTGAAAAAATTACCTTTATCATCCAATTTTATATATATCAGAAGACACGGCATGAACGGAACATATTCAGGTTCTTATAGTTTAGAAGCATTAAAGCAGGATGCTCGATTTATAAGGTCACAATTAAAAAATAAAAAAGATGTTTTTATTTATTTTAATAATGATGAATTCGGCTATGCACCTAAAAATGCTCTGGAACTCATCAGTCTCTTAAACAAAAAAAGATAG
- a CDS encoding type II toxin-antitoxin system RelE/ParE family toxin, with protein MSYKVEFTTQAEEDISRLDKTIAQNIANKIDWLSQNIENINPAPLRGKFKDKYKLRVGDWRVIYSIEHASHIITIYAVRRRSEVYKI; from the coding sequence ATGAGTTATAAAGTTGAGTTTACAACTCAGGCAGAAGAAGACATATCACGTCTTGATAAAACCATCGCCCAAAATATCGCAAACAAAATAGACTGGCTTTCTCAAAATATAGAAAATATTAATCCAGCCCCACTTAGAGGAAAGTTTAAAGACAAGTATAAACTCAGAGTTGGCGATTGGAGGGTTATTTACTCTATTGAACATGCTTCCCATATTATTACTATATACGCCGTTAGGCGTCGCAGTGAAGTCTATAAAATATGA
- the rph gene encoding ribonuclease PH has translation MRVDGRKNNEIRKVKITRNFISTAEGSVLISMGNTRVICTASIEEKVPIFLKDQKKGWITAEYSMLPRATKTRTLRESTSGRISGRTHEIQRLIGRALRSVVDLSSMGERTIWIDCDVLEADGGTRTAAITGSYICLIDAIQYALRNGLIDKSPVKDYLAAVSAGIVKGEPILDLCYEEDSIAEVDMNIVMTGSGEFVEIQGTAEGRPFSKNMLDSLIKLAREGIHNLIDIQKHLVEKDLLSF, from the coding sequence ATGAGAGTAGATGGGAGAAAGAATAACGAGATACGGAAAGTAAAGATTACACGAAATTTTATAAGCACAGCAGAAGGTTCAGTGCTTATTTCAATGGGAAATACAAGGGTAATCTGTACAGCTTCTATTGAAGAAAAGGTGCCAATTTTTTTAAAGGATCAGAAGAAAGGATGGATAACAGCCGAGTATTCAATGCTTCCGAGGGCTACAAAAACAAGAACGCTTAGAGAATCTACCTCAGGTAGAATCAGTGGCAGGACTCACGAGATACAGAGACTTATTGGAAGGGCGCTCAGGTCAGTAGTTGATCTTTCATCCATGGGCGAGAGAACCATATGGATAGACTGTGATGTTCTCGAGGCAGATGGTGGGACAAGAACAGCAGCAATAACAGGTTCTTATATCTGCCTGATAGACGCTATACAATATGCTCTCAGGAATGGTCTCATAGACAAATCACCTGTTAAAGATTATCTTGCTGCTGTAAGTGCCGGCATTGTAAAAGGAGAGCCCATCCTCGACCTATGTTATGAAGAAGACTCTATTGCAGAAGTAGATATGAATATAGTAATGACTGGAAGTGGAGAATTTGTTGAGATACAGGGGACTGCTGAAGGCAGGCCATTTTCAAAAAACATGCTCGACAGTTTAATTAAACTTGCCAGAGAAGGAATTCATAACCTTATTGATATTCAAAAACATTTGGTTGAAAAAGACCTTCTTAGTTTCTGA